A window of Festucalex cinctus isolate MCC-2025b chromosome 6, RoL_Fcin_1.0, whole genome shotgun sequence contains these coding sequences:
- the LOC144021209 gene encoding trace amine-associated receptor 3 yields MNKSNFEDAANTTLEMDQDSCAILRSQTFRFILYSFFFIGIICTVVGNLLVVLSISYFKQLQSPTNSFVMSLAVADSLVGLVVMPYSMIRTVEGCWYFGSLFCQLHSSLDVMLCTASIFHLSCIAFDRYYAVCNPLVYSLKMSHSRVAFLIVICWAVPMLISFGPIMLGLHIAGVDVLLPQDVCVFLVNRVYAVMASLIAFYLPMAIMLIAYWKIFKAARRQARQISAMESQMAAGVGKDSSKKKKHRNAMKRERKAAKILGIIMGVFLIFWMPFFTVNIVDPFIDYSTEVVIWDIFLWLGYINSALNPFLYGFFNRSFRKAFLMFMGCKVCRPGISPGMELSHTRKEINDCADKS; encoded by the coding sequence ATGAACAAGAGTAACTTTGAAGACGCAGCTAACACAACACTAGAGATGGATCAGGACTCCTGCGCCATCTTGAGGAGCCAAACGTTTCGTTTTATCCTCTACAGTTTCTTCTTCATTGGCATCATCTGCACAGTGGTGGGCAACCTTTTGGTGGTCTTGTCCATTTCCTACTTTAAACAGCTGCAGTCGCCCACAAACTCCTTCGTCATGTCCCTCGCTGTGGCCGACAGCCTGGTGGGCCTGGTCGTAATGCCTTACAGTATGATTCGGACTGTCGAAGGGTGCTGGTACTTTGGCTCGCTCTTTTGTCAACTTCACTCCAGCCTCGATGTCATGCTCTGCACTGCTTCCATATTCCATCTGAGTTGCATCGCCTTTGACCGCTACTATGCCGTCTGCAACCCGCTCGTTTATTCTTTGAAAATGTCTCACAGTCGAGTGGCTTTCCTCATTGTCATCTGCTGGGCCGTTCCCATGCTCATTTCCTTCGGTCCAATCATGTTAGGCCTCCATATCGCCGGTGTTGACGTCCTGCTCCCTCAAGACGTATGTGTGTTCTTAGTCAATCGCGTCTACGCCGTCATGGCTTCCTTGATAGCCTTCTACCTGCCCATGGCTATCATGCTGATCGCCTACTGGAAGATTTTCAAAGCAGCCAGACGGCAGGCAAGGCAGATCAGCGCCATGGAAAGCCAGATGGCCGCCGGGGTGGGAAAAGACTccagcaaaaagaaaaagcaccGCAACGCCATGAAGAGAGAGCGAAAGGCAGCAAAAATCTTGGGCATCATCATGGGAGTCTTCCTCATCTTCTGGATGCCATTTTTTACTGTCAACATCGTGGACCCTTTTATTGATTACAGCACAGAAGTGGTCATCTGGGACATCTTTTTATGGCTGGGATATATCAACTCAGCACTAAATCCATTCCTGTATGGTTTCTTTAATCGCTCCTTTCGTAAGGCATTCCTCATGTTCATGGGCTGTAAGGTATGCCGACCTGGAATATCACCTGGGATGGAGCTATCACACACCAGGAAGGAAATAAATGACTGCGCAGATAAATCATAA